AGGGCGCCAGCGCAAACCACGCGAAAACTGTCCGCCAAATCGGTAACGGACCAGCCAGCGGAAACGGCAAATCCAGCAGGATCGCACTCAACAACCCCGCCGAAAGCAGCCTCCACGGAACTCCACGCATGGGCCTGAGTTTAGCAGAGCAACGCCGCCAGGCCTGTCGATTTCTCCCCGCTCAGCCCAAGCCACGCCCACCGCCCACAATTCTCCCATCTCGACACATCTTCAACAGAACAGGCAACTTACACCACCCCACTAATACTCTGCGCAAAGCACCGTTCAAGTTGCGGTATGGCTGCGTGGTATCCACTTCGAATCGGCGTTACAATCGCAACCATGGCTCTCGGCATCTTCGCAATGCACGTCCTGGAGGTCATGTTCTTCGTGGGCATGGCCGGCTCGTCGATAGTGGTGATCATCAGCTTCGTGGAAGACGCCCACGAACTCTTCGGCGAGGACTAGCGGACCGAGACAATCACTCATCGCGCATTGCAATCTTCCTTCCCCCGAAAATTGCACATCCGGCAGCCACGCCAGAGTCTCCAACTTAATGTTGACTGTCTCCCAATTGCGCACTACACTCACCGCTGGGCGTCTGCGTTTCGCCTGACGGATTCAAAACTTAGAAAGCGCACTAGGAACTCTGAAACAGGGCCCGGTCGGCCGCAATCCTACTTCATGGCAACTCCCAAAACTACCCACGCCCCAATGTCCGATCGCGTACGTCTTGTTGTGGCGTCTTCGGTCATGCTGACCTTCATCTCTTTCTGGCGAGCCGCAGCCATCGTCCTGTGCGACCTCGGCTCCTCAGCCTTTTACGCAGGCGGCATCGCGGAAGAAGCAGTCGGCAAGGCGGCTCCCTGGTTCATCCTCGGCGTCATGCTCTTCTCTTTCGCGGTACGCGCGGTCTACGTCGAGAGCTGTTCGATGTTCACCCGCGGAGGCGTCTACCGCGTCGTCAAAGAGGCCCTCGGCGGTACATTCGCCAAACTCAGCGTCTCCGCGCTGATGTTCGACTACATCCTCACCGGCCCAATCTCCGGCGTATCCGCCGGGCAATACATCACCGGCCTCCTCAACGAGCTCATCGCCGTCTGCAACAACCATGGATGGCTCCCCGTCGACCTCACGGCCCGCCCCGGCCATCCCCTCTTCCAGTTCGACATGAACTACACCTCGGCGCTCTTCGCCGCGGCCGTCACCATCTATTACTGGTGGGAAAACCTCAAGGGCATCGAAGAATCCAGCGAAAAGGCCATGAAGGTCATGCAGATCACCACCGTCATGGTGGTCATCCTGCTGATCTGGGGCGTCTATTCCGTTTTCGTTCAGGGATCGCACCTTCCTCCGCTTCCCACTGCAAGCAATATGAGCTTCAGCCAGGACGCGCTGGGCTTCCTCAGAGGGACCAAGTTCGTCCCAGTCCTCGGCCTCTTCGGCGTTCTCATGGCCTTCGGCCACTCCGTCCTGGCCATGAGCGGCGAGGAGTCGCTCGCCCAGGTCAATCGGGAGATCGAACACCCCAAGCTCAAGAACCTGAAACGCGCCGCGATCGTCATCGCCATCTACAGCCTCGTCTTTACTGGCGGTGCAACCCTCCTGGCCTCGATGCTGATTCCCGACTATCAGCGAACGCACATCTACCAGGACAACCTCATCGCCGGCCTCGCCATGTTCATGACCGGCCCCGAAGTGCTGAAGATCGCCTTCCGCATCTTCGTCGTCATTGTCGGCTTCCTCATCCTCTCCGGCGCCATCAACACCTCCATGATCGGCTCAACCGGCGTTCTGATGCGCGTCGCCGAAGACGGTGTGCTCACCGACTGGTTCCGCAAGCCTCACAAGCGCTTTGGCACCAGTCATCGCATCATCAACCTCGTCTTCGGCCTCCAGATGTTCACGATCCTCATCACCCGTGGAAACGTGATCATGCTGGGTGAGGCCTACGCCTTCGGTGTCATCTGGTCCTTTACCTTCAATAGCCTGGCGATGCTAGTCCTGCGCTGGAAGTACCACGGAGAGCGCGGCTGGAAGGTCCCCCCGAATATTCGCGTCGGAAAAACGGAAATCCCGGTAGGCCTCGCATCCGTCTTCCTCGTTCTCCTGACAACCGCCATCGTCAACCTGTTCACCAAGTCCGTGGCAACCGTCAGCGGCATTGTCTTCGCTGCGGCATTCTTCGTCATCTTCTCGATCTCCGAGAAACGAAATCAGAAGCAGCATGCTCTGAACGCCCGCCAGTTGAAAGAGCACTTCCAGCTCGATCATCAGGATGTCGTCAGCCGTGAAACCGTCAAAGTCCGTCCTGGCGGCGTCATGGTCACCATGCGCGACGCGGCTAACCCCTTCGCCCTGAAGTGGGCGCTCTCTCGCACCAGCACCGACGAGCAGGACGTCGTCGTCCTGACCGTTCGCATGATGGGCGCCGGCGGACCGGAGTTCCTCGGTCCTGAAGATCAAATTTTTTCCGAGCACGAACAGATGGTCTTCACCAAAGCCATCTCCGTCGCAGAAAGCTTTGGCAAGAGAGTCTCCCTGCTCGTCGTGCCCGCCGGGGATATCTTCGCCGCGCTGATGCAGACCGCCAATTCCCTGGAAGTCGATTCCGTCGTCTCCGGTCTATCCACCAAGATGTCCGCCGAAGATCAGGCATTCCACATCGGCCAGGCGTGGGAAGCGCTCCCTGAACCGAAGCGGCAGTTGAACTTCTATGTCATCAATCCCTCCGGCGAATCCAAGGTCTATTACCTCGGCCCACACGCGCCATCCCTTCGTCCCGACGATGTGC
The sequence above is a segment of the Acidicapsa acidisoli genome. Coding sequences within it:
- a CDS encoding APC family permease → MATPKTTHAPMSDRVRLVVASSVMLTFISFWRAAAIVLCDLGSSAFYAGGIAEEAVGKAAPWFILGVMLFSFAVRAVYVESCSMFTRGGVYRVVKEALGGTFAKLSVSALMFDYILTGPISGVSAGQYITGLLNELIAVCNNHGWLPVDLTARPGHPLFQFDMNYTSALFAAAVTIYYWWENLKGIEESSEKAMKVMQITTVMVVILLIWGVYSVFVQGSHLPPLPTASNMSFSQDALGFLRGTKFVPVLGLFGVLMAFGHSVLAMSGEESLAQVNREIEHPKLKNLKRAAIVIAIYSLVFTGGATLLASMLIPDYQRTHIYQDNLIAGLAMFMTGPEVLKIAFRIFVVIVGFLILSGAINTSMIGSTGVLMRVAEDGVLTDWFRKPHKRFGTSHRIINLVFGLQMFTILITRGNVIMLGEAYAFGVIWSFTFNSLAMLVLRWKYHGERGWKVPPNIRVGKTEIPVGLASVFLVLLTTAIVNLFTKSVATVSGIVFAAAFFVIFSISEKRNQKQHALNARQLKEHFQLDHQDVVSRETVKVRPGGVMVTMRDAANPFALKWALSRTSTDEQDVVVLTVRMMGAGGPEFLGPEDQIFSEHEQMVFTKAISVAESFGKRVSLLVVPAGDIFAALMQTANSLEVDSVVSGLSTKMSAEDQAFHIGQAWEALPEPKRQLNFYVINPSGESKVYYLGPHAPSLRPDDVQLVHRLWLNLRRDPSIQDLHHSDIITYALTRLASQYAREKQEIIKDLRGYKSSDYSAPLKLGPSESVLTAAGYSALGVKQGPSDSSGKE